In Platichthys flesus chromosome 21, fPlaFle2.1, whole genome shotgun sequence, the following are encoded in one genomic region:
- the LOC133933073 gene encoding protein 4.1-like isoform X3: MTTEEGEPQEATPNEFFPEAASHSTPKQGAGGGATQIATDDLSVPLSPSGRVARSPGRKTLSFRTMQAKVTLLDGSLFTCTVEKRSRGFHLFEKICEHVNLLERDYFCLSFRDTDNNKNWLDPAKEMKKQVRGVPWIFSFNVKFYPPDPAQLSEDITRYFLCLQLRQDIVSGRLPCSFATHTVLGSYTVQSELGDYDPDDCGSNSNYVSELCFAPNQTKEMEEKIIELHKTLRGMTPAEAEMNFLENVKKLSMYGVDLHHARDSEGVAIMLGVCNSGLLVYRDRLRINRFSWPKILKISYKRNNFYIKIRPGEFDQFESTIGFKLFNHRAAKRLWKVCVEHHSFFRLVSPEEPPKKFLSLGSKFRYSGRTQIQSRRASAQISRPAPNFPRCVSKRNLMSRSLDGGSRTTPTPSLIGSPAITAFPKANGGTHTDMGTGLYAASKSMAVSDLITMVTPEKRTEEREEEPEDEVLVVEEVVQEVMEEEEETRATDISPPTPHKQETKTELTDTMDGDLTATESDQDEDLKTQETLSPEDVQKPQSTISALRRSFLEGGGAGGETEWERRLAASPLRRILDAPMIEPLEPDEEGGVITNQQYPKPIREKSYTVGRSYDTTSGRTVTMTSKDNSSDVAMTPSNETDRHLPLSTVDDVITGGALMTICEVKTPVSPAEPLSTVMSETGGSGVRALGWEMPPLLHPRSPVGEPNLSPASSRKSPSTARVAIATFDEMSPELNALLKSARDQETFREHNLLKTSEKVETLLLMTQSHDQDQPLVDQVAIGSVLGPPPSNPPPTPQEADVTHTNDVIEGWASDDDKANRSKSPVDKPDEYFDDEPSSEISDEDASEASEDAISVLAQAAVEEAMTAAVIQAQSLDASDANQDSMNVNTLASYDEVNSRPAGGGSQRYRSNEDSDHSEDDQADWRIRENATPRSLLRPTPRSNQMQPSHHSDDEDEEPKPLQEEIPVMRKTFTYEAPGSRVESGVPSGRLLSSQTFTAETSSTSTTTHITKTVKGGISETRIEKRIVISGDTEIDHDED, encoded by the exons ATGACGACAGAGGAAGGGGAGCCACAGGAGGCCACGCCCAACGAGTTCTTCCCTGAAGCCGCCTCCCACTCCACACCTAAACAG ggggcagggggcggggccacCCAGATCGCGACGGACGACTTGAGCGTTCCCCTGTCGCCGAGCGGGCGCGTTGCTCGTTCTCCAGGAAGGAAGACGCTGAGCTTCAGGACCATGCAGGCGAAGGTCACTCTGCTGGACGGCtcgctgttcacctgcactgtggag AAACGATCTCGTGGTTTTCATCTGTTTGAGAAGATTTGTGAACACGTCAACCTGCTGGAGAGAGActacttctgtctgtccttcagagacacagacaacaacaag AACTGGTTGGATCCAGCGAAAGAGATGAAGAAGCAGGTCAGAG GTGTTCCCTGGATCTTCTCCTTTAATGTGAAGTTTTACCCTCCTGACCCCGCCCAGCTGTCTGAGGACATCACCAG gtaCTTCCTGTGTCTCCAGCTCAGACAGGACATCGTCTCTGGTCGTCTTCCTTGTTCGTTTGCGACTCACACTGTTCTTGGTTCCTACACCGTCCAATCAGAGCTCGGAGATTACGACCCCG aTGACTGTGGATCCAACTCCAACTACGTCAGTGAACTTTGTTTTGCTCCAAATCAAACTAAAGAAATGGAAGAAAAGATCATTGAGCTGCACAAAACTCTCAG agGGATGACACCAGCTGAAGCTGAAATGAACTTCCTGGAAAACGTCAAGAAACTTTCAATGTACGGAGTGGACCTTCATCATGCGAgg gactcGGAGGGCGTGGCCATCATGCTGGGTGTGTGCAATAGCGGCCTGCTCGTCTACAGAGACCGCCTGAGGATCAACAGATTCTCGTGGCCAAAGATTTTGAAGATTTCGTacaaaagaaacaacttttacaTTAAGATCCGACCTGGAGAG TTTGACCAGTTTGAGTCCACGATTGGTTTTAAGCTTTTCAACCACAGAGCAGCAAAGAGGCTGTGGAAGGTCTGTGTGGAGCATCATTCCTTCTTCAG gttGGTGTCTCCAGAGGAACCTCCTAAGAAATTTCTGTCTCTGGGTTCAAAGTTCCGTTACAGTGGTCGGACTCAGATTCAGAGTCGCAGAGCCAGCGCTCAGATCTCCAGACCTGCACCCAATTTCCCACGATGTGTCAGCAAGAGGAACTTGATGAGCCGCAGCCTGGACGGAG GCTCGAGGACCACGCCCACAccctctctgattggctctccAGCCATCACAGCTTTCCCCAAAGCCAACGGTGgtacacacacag atatggGTACAGGATTGTATGCAGCATCTAAATCCATGGCTGTCAGTGACCTCATCACCATGGTAACACCtgagaagaggacagaggagagggaggaggagccag AGGACgaggtgctggtggtggaggaggtggtacAAGAAGttatggaggaagaggaggagacaagagcGACAGACATTTCTCCTCCTACTCCTCACAAACAGGAAACCAAG ACGGAGTTGACTGACACTATGGACGGAGACCTGACGGCCACTGAG TCTGATCAGGATGAAGATTTGAAAACTCAG GAGACATTGAGTCCTGAAGATGTCCAGAAACCTCAGAGCACCATCAGCGCGCTCAGGCGCTCCTTCTTAGAGGgcgggggagcggggggggagaCTGAGTGGGAGAGACGTCTCGCTGCGTCGCCGCTCCGAAGAATCCTCGACGCTCCGATGATCGAACCTCTGGAGCCGGACGAg GAGGGCGGGGTCATAACAAACCAACAATACCCTAAGCCAATCAGAGAGAAGAGTTACACTGTGGGGCGGAGCTACGACACCACCTCGGGCAGGACTGTCACCATGACATCTAAGGATAATAGCTCTGATGTTGCCATGACACCGAGCAATGAGACGGACAGGCACCTCCCACTTTCCActgttgatgatgtcatcacaggGGGGGCCCTGATGACCATCTGTGAGGTGAAGACGCCGGTCTCACCGGCGGAGCCCCTGTCCACCGTCATGAGTGAGACTGGAGGAAGTGGGGTCAGAGCGCTGGGCTGGGAgatgccccccctcctccatcccagATCACCTGTGGGCGAGCCGAACCTAAGTCCCGCCTCCAGCAGGAAGTCTCCCTCCACGGCCAGAGTG gCTATAGCTACATTTGATGAAATGTCTCCTGAACTAAACGCTCTCCTGAAGTCGGCCAGAGATCAAGAAACCTTTAGAGAACACAACCTGCTGAAG ACGTCGGAGAAAGTGGAGACGCTCCTCttgatgacacaatcacatgaCCAGGACCAGCCATTGGTGGACCAGGTAGCAATAGGAAGTGTTTTAGGCCCGCCCCCTAGTAACCCTCCGCCCACTCCCCAGGAGGCTGATGTCACCCATACTAATGATGTCATAGAGGGATGGGCCAGTGATGATGACAAGGCTAACCGGTCTAAAAGTCCCGTAGATAAGCCCGATGAGTATTTCGATGATGAGCCTAGTAGCGAAATTAGCGATGAAGATGCTAGCGAGGCTAGCGAAGATGCTATCAGTGTGTTAGCGCAGGCAGCAGTAGAGGAGGCTATGACGGCTGCTGTCATACAGGCTCAGAGCCTAGATGCTAGCGATGCTAATCAGGATAGCATGAATGTTAACACACTGGCTAGCTACGATGAAGTGAACAGCCGCCCCGCTGGGGGAGGGTCTCAACGTTACCGTAGCAACGAGGACTCAGACCACTCTGAAGACGACCAAGCCGATTGGAGGATCAGGGAAAACGCCACTCCACGCTCTTTGCTCCGCCCAACTCCACGGTCCAATCAGATGCAGCCGTCCCACCATAGTGACGATGAGGACGAAGAACCTAAACCTCTGCAGGAG GAGATCCCAGTAATGAGGAAGACTTTCACCTATGAAGCTCCAGGG AGCCGAGTGGAGTCAGGTGTCCCCTCAGGACGACTTCTGAGCTCACAGACGTTCACCGCCGAGAcgtccagcaccagcaccaccacacaCATCACCAAG ACAGTAAAAGGAGGAATTTCAGAAACCAGAATCGAGAAGAGAATCGTCATCTCTGGAGACACCGAGATCGACCACGACGAG gaCTGA
- the LOC133933073 gene encoding band 4.1-like protein 3 isoform X2, with protein sequence MTTEEGEPQEATPNEFFPEAASHSTPKQGAGGGATQIATDDLSVPLSPSGRVARSPGRKTLSFRTMQAKVTLLDGSLFTCTVEKRSRGFHLFEKICEHVNLLERDYFCLSFRDTDNNKNWLDPAKEMKKQVRGVPWIFSFNVKFYPPDPAQLSEDITRYFLCLQLRQDIVSGRLPCSFATHTVLGSYTVQSELGDYDPDDCGSNSNYVSELCFAPNQTKEMEEKIIELHKTLRGMTPAEAEMNFLENVKKLSMYGVDLHHARDSEGVAIMLGVCNSGLLVYRDRLRINRFSWPKILKISYKRNNFYIKIRPGEFDQFESTIGFKLFNHRAAKRLWKVCVEHHSFFRLVSPEEPPKKFLSLGSKFRYSGRTQIQSRRASAQISRPAPNFPRCVSKRNLMSRSLDGDMGTGLYAASKSMAVSDLITMVTPEKRTEEREEEPEDEVLVVEEVVQEVMEEEEETRATDISPPTPHKQETKTELTDTMDGDLTATESDQDEDLKTQETLSPEDVQKPQSTISALRRSFLEGGGAGGETEWERRLAASPLRRILDAPMIEPLEPDEEGGVITNQQYPKPIREKSYTVGRSYDTTSGRTVTMTSKDNSSDVAMTPSNETDRHLPLSTVDDVITGGALMTICEVKTPVSPAEPLSTVMSETGGSGVRALGWEMPPLLHPRSPVGEPNLSPASSRKSPSTARVAIATFDEMSPELNALLKSARDQETFREHNLLKTSEKVETLLLMTQSHDQDQPLVDQVAIGSVLGPPPSNPPPTPQEADVTHTNDVIEGWASDDDKANRSKSPVDKPDEYFDDEPSSEISDEDASEASEDAISVLAQAAVEEAMTAAVIQAQSLDASDANQDSMNVNTLASYDEVNSRPAGGGSQRYRSNEDSDHSEDDQADWRIRENATPRSLLRPTPRSNQMQPSHHSDDEDEEPKPLQEEIPVMRKTFTYEAPGSRVESGVPSGRLLSSQTFTAETSSTSTTTHITKTVKGGISETRIEKRIVISGDTEIDHDEALAAALSEARRQHPELSVTRVVVHKETEVSPDHVID encoded by the exons ATGACGACAGAGGAAGGGGAGCCACAGGAGGCCACGCCCAACGAGTTCTTCCCTGAAGCCGCCTCCCACTCCACACCTAAACAG ggggcagggggcggggccacCCAGATCGCGACGGACGACTTGAGCGTTCCCCTGTCGCCGAGCGGGCGCGTTGCTCGTTCTCCAGGAAGGAAGACGCTGAGCTTCAGGACCATGCAGGCGAAGGTCACTCTGCTGGACGGCtcgctgttcacctgcactgtggag AAACGATCTCGTGGTTTTCATCTGTTTGAGAAGATTTGTGAACACGTCAACCTGCTGGAGAGAGActacttctgtctgtccttcagagacacagacaacaacaag AACTGGTTGGATCCAGCGAAAGAGATGAAGAAGCAGGTCAGAG GTGTTCCCTGGATCTTCTCCTTTAATGTGAAGTTTTACCCTCCTGACCCCGCCCAGCTGTCTGAGGACATCACCAG gtaCTTCCTGTGTCTCCAGCTCAGACAGGACATCGTCTCTGGTCGTCTTCCTTGTTCGTTTGCGACTCACACTGTTCTTGGTTCCTACACCGTCCAATCAGAGCTCGGAGATTACGACCCCG aTGACTGTGGATCCAACTCCAACTACGTCAGTGAACTTTGTTTTGCTCCAAATCAAACTAAAGAAATGGAAGAAAAGATCATTGAGCTGCACAAAACTCTCAG agGGATGACACCAGCTGAAGCTGAAATGAACTTCCTGGAAAACGTCAAGAAACTTTCAATGTACGGAGTGGACCTTCATCATGCGAgg gactcGGAGGGCGTGGCCATCATGCTGGGTGTGTGCAATAGCGGCCTGCTCGTCTACAGAGACCGCCTGAGGATCAACAGATTCTCGTGGCCAAAGATTTTGAAGATTTCGTacaaaagaaacaacttttacaTTAAGATCCGACCTGGAGAG TTTGACCAGTTTGAGTCCACGATTGGTTTTAAGCTTTTCAACCACAGAGCAGCAAAGAGGCTGTGGAAGGTCTGTGTGGAGCATCATTCCTTCTTCAG gttGGTGTCTCCAGAGGAACCTCCTAAGAAATTTCTGTCTCTGGGTTCAAAGTTCCGTTACAGTGGTCGGACTCAGATTCAGAGTCGCAGAGCCAGCGCTCAGATCTCCAGACCTGCACCCAATTTCCCACGATGTGTCAGCAAGAGGAACTTGATGAGCCGCAGCCTGGACGGAG atatggGTACAGGATTGTATGCAGCATCTAAATCCATGGCTGTCAGTGACCTCATCACCATGGTAACACCtgagaagaggacagaggagagggaggaggagccag AGGACgaggtgctggtggtggaggaggtggtacAAGAAGttatggaggaagaggaggagacaagagcGACAGACATTTCTCCTCCTACTCCTCACAAACAGGAAACCAAG ACGGAGTTGACTGACACTATGGACGGAGACCTGACGGCCACTGAG TCTGATCAGGATGAAGATTTGAAAACTCAG GAGACATTGAGTCCTGAAGATGTCCAGAAACCTCAGAGCACCATCAGCGCGCTCAGGCGCTCCTTCTTAGAGGgcgggggagcggggggggagaCTGAGTGGGAGAGACGTCTCGCTGCGTCGCCGCTCCGAAGAATCCTCGACGCTCCGATGATCGAACCTCTGGAGCCGGACGAg GAGGGCGGGGTCATAACAAACCAACAATACCCTAAGCCAATCAGAGAGAAGAGTTACACTGTGGGGCGGAGCTACGACACCACCTCGGGCAGGACTGTCACCATGACATCTAAGGATAATAGCTCTGATGTTGCCATGACACCGAGCAATGAGACGGACAGGCACCTCCCACTTTCCActgttgatgatgtcatcacaggGGGGGCCCTGATGACCATCTGTGAGGTGAAGACGCCGGTCTCACCGGCGGAGCCCCTGTCCACCGTCATGAGTGAGACTGGAGGAAGTGGGGTCAGAGCGCTGGGCTGGGAgatgccccccctcctccatcccagATCACCTGTGGGCGAGCCGAACCTAAGTCCCGCCTCCAGCAGGAAGTCTCCCTCCACGGCCAGAGTG gCTATAGCTACATTTGATGAAATGTCTCCTGAACTAAACGCTCTCCTGAAGTCGGCCAGAGATCAAGAAACCTTTAGAGAACACAACCTGCTGAAG ACGTCGGAGAAAGTGGAGACGCTCCTCttgatgacacaatcacatgaCCAGGACCAGCCATTGGTGGACCAGGTAGCAATAGGAAGTGTTTTAGGCCCGCCCCCTAGTAACCCTCCGCCCACTCCCCAGGAGGCTGATGTCACCCATACTAATGATGTCATAGAGGGATGGGCCAGTGATGATGACAAGGCTAACCGGTCTAAAAGTCCCGTAGATAAGCCCGATGAGTATTTCGATGATGAGCCTAGTAGCGAAATTAGCGATGAAGATGCTAGCGAGGCTAGCGAAGATGCTATCAGTGTGTTAGCGCAGGCAGCAGTAGAGGAGGCTATGACGGCTGCTGTCATACAGGCTCAGAGCCTAGATGCTAGCGATGCTAATCAGGATAGCATGAATGTTAACACACTGGCTAGCTACGATGAAGTGAACAGCCGCCCCGCTGGGGGAGGGTCTCAACGTTACCGTAGCAACGAGGACTCAGACCACTCTGAAGACGACCAAGCCGATTGGAGGATCAGGGAAAACGCCACTCCACGCTCTTTGCTCCGCCCAACTCCACGGTCCAATCAGATGCAGCCGTCCCACCATAGTGACGATGAGGACGAAGAACCTAAACCTCTGCAGGAG GAGATCCCAGTAATGAGGAAGACTTTCACCTATGAAGCTCCAGGG AGCCGAGTGGAGTCAGGTGTCCCCTCAGGACGACTTCTGAGCTCACAGACGTTCACCGCCGAGAcgtccagcaccagcaccaccacacaCATCACCAAG ACAGTAAAAGGAGGAATTTCAGAAACCAGAATCGAGAAGAGAATCGTCATCTCTGGAGACACCGAGATCGACCACGACGAG GCCCTGGCTGCGGCGCTAAGTGAAGCCCGGCGGCAGCATCCTGAGCTGTCCGTCACACGAGTCGTCGTCCACAAAGAAACTGAAGTGTCTcctgatcatgtgattgattaA